Proteins from a single region of Desulfobacter postgatei 2ac9:
- a CDS encoding ABC transporter ATP-binding protein, which yields MAGVVVKTEKVSRVFYLGKTKVQALDDINIEINEGEFLAIAGPSGSGKTTLLNLIGCIDKPSSGSIKIDGEEVSTLSSNRLADIRLAKLSFIFQTFNLIPVLSAFENVEYPLLKTVRNRGERSDRVRASLESVDLEKYMKNRPDELSGGQRQRVAIARALVTEPRIILADEPTANLDQKTGEDVLNIMKKINEDSNTLFIFSTHDLKVMQMASRIIRITDGKIVEHDYFDRKGNIKKNGNCDGDYRNRVQGRRSTEE from the coding sequence ATGGCCGGGGTTGTTGTAAAAACCGAAAAGGTCTCACGGGTATTTTATCTGGGCAAGACAAAGGTGCAGGCACTGGATGATATCAATATTGAAATCAACGAGGGAGAATTCCTTGCCATTGCCGGCCCTTCGGGTAGCGGCAAAACAACACTTTTAAACCTGATTGGATGTATTGACAAGCCCAGCAGCGGGAGTATCAAAATAGACGGCGAAGAGGTGTCCACGCTCTCTTCCAATCGGCTGGCTGACATCCGGCTTGCCAAGCTTTCCTTCATCTTTCAAACCTTCAACCTGATACCGGTGCTGTCAGCGTTTGAAAATGTGGAATATCCTCTGTTGAAAACCGTTAGGAACAGGGGCGAGCGTTCAGACCGGGTAAGAGCATCCCTGGAAAGTGTGGATCTGGAAAAGTATATGAAAAACAGGCCGGATGAATTGAGCGGAGGGCAGCGGCAGCGGGTGGCCATTGCCCGGGCTCTGGTAACGGAACCCAGGATCATACTGGCGGATGAACCGACAGCCAACCTAGATCAGAAAACAGGCGAAGATGTGCTGAATATCATGAAAAAAATAAATGAAGATTCAAATACGTTGTTTATCTTCTCAACCCATGATTTAAAGGTCATGCAAATGGCCAGCCGGATTATCCGAATTACTGACGGTAAAATTGTGGAACACGATTATTTTGACCGGAAAGGTAATATAAAAAAAAATGGCAATTGTGATGGTGATTACCGGAACCGGGTTCAAGGTAGAAGATCAACTGAAGAGTAA
- a CDS encoding outer membrane lipoprotein-sorting protein, whose amino-acid sequence MKQITIILALIFICSVFPLKILTAEEITALKILEYADEIRAPKKDYRVTARIISKKPGKEDKIAVYEIWMKGKDKTIIKTLEPAMDKGTSLLMLRYDLWAFLQNISKPLRISLQQRLFGEAANGDIARANFSGDYDPVLKDTVIIKGKEFYILELTAKDERVTYHKVNLWVMKDTYYPLKGEFYAFSGKLLKTCYYTNYEKLLDQIRPTRLVLDNPLVEGQKTIIDYSNMTLDDFPDRVFTKNYLKKLKY is encoded by the coding sequence ATGAAGCAAATAACAATAATACTGGCTCTTATTTTTATATGTTCAGTTTTTCCTTTAAAAATATTAACGGCTGAAGAAATTACAGCCCTAAAAATTCTTGAATATGCAGATGAAATAAGAGCCCCTAAAAAAGATTACCGGGTAACCGCCAGGATCATCAGCAAAAAACCGGGTAAAGAAGATAAAATTGCTGTTTATGAAATATGGATGAAGGGCAAGGATAAAACCATCATTAAGACATTGGAACCCGCGATGGACAAAGGAACCTCCCTTTTAATGCTACGCTATGATTTATGGGCTTTCTTACAGAATATCTCCAAACCGTTAAGGATTTCTCTTCAGCAAAGACTTTTCGGTGAGGCTGCAAACGGGGACATTGCCAGAGCCAATTTTTCAGGAGATTATGATCCTGTACTGAAAGATACGGTGATTATCAAAGGGAAAGAATTTTATATCCTTGAACTGACGGCCAAGGATGAAAGGGTAACCTATCACAAAGTTAATTTATGGGTGATGAAGGATACCTATTATCCTTTAAAAGGTGAGTTTTATGCTTTTTCCGGCAAACTTTTAAAAACTTGCTATTACACAAACTATGAAAAGCTTTTAGACCAAATTAGGCCTACCCGGCTGGTTCTTGATAATCCCTTGGTTGAAGGTCAGAAGACCATCATTGATTATTCAAACATGACCCTGGATGATTTTCCTGACAGAGTATTTACGAAAAATTATTTAAAAAAATTAAAATACTAA
- a CDS encoding Uma2 family endonuclease, producing MTAQLQDKNKMTPGEYLALEKSALDIKYEFFDGEAFAMVGAGRNHNRINVNLTVALGGKFKADKSTCNLFSNDMRVKIAENYVYPDIVIYCGDAEFEDDEFDTLTNPVVIMEILSDSTEVFDRGKKFAYYQTIPTLQEYILVSQKECRVEQYTRSGDGWLYRSYKGADRILKMESVNCELPLSEIYWDVEFESK from the coding sequence ATGACCGCACAACTGCAGGATAAAAATAAGATGACACCGGGGGAATATCTTGCACTTGAAAAAAGCGCCCTTGATATTAAATATGAATTTTTTGATGGTGAAGCTTTTGCCATGGTTGGGGCCGGAAGAAATCATAACCGTATCAATGTTAATCTTACAGTAGCGTTAGGGGGAAAATTCAAAGCAGATAAATCCACTTGTAATCTGTTTTCCAATGACATGCGGGTTAAAATTGCCGAGAATTATGTTTACCCGGATATTGTAATTTATTGCGGTGATGCAGAGTTTGAGGATGATGAATTTGACACATTGACGAACCCGGTTGTCATCATGGAGATTCTCTCAGATTCAACGGAAGTATTTGATAGAGGGAAAAAGTTTGCTTATTACCAAACGATCCCCACGCTTCAAGAATATATCCTTGTTTCCCAAAAAGAGTGTCGTGTTGAACAATATACACGCAGTGGTGATGGCTGGCTATACCGTTCATACAAAGGTGCAGACCGGATTCTAAAAATGGAATCAGTTAATTGTGAATTGCCGTTGTCTGAAATTTATTGGGATGTTGAGTTTGAATCAAAATAG
- a CDS encoding ABC transporter permease, with amino-acid sequence MNIPISIKLAIRNVFRNKIRTLITLAAIAFGSVSIIIAGGFFEDTFLQMREAVIHSHLGHVQIYAKGYIDHGASAPFDYLIEDTEEIIRQISAIEHVTLVTPRIAFSGMISTGDNTVSVFCEGVNPEGELLLNKIENIKDAETGLAIQEGDNLAKKDQFEVILGRGLAKNLGAKPGDSLVLLTNTVGGSLNAFDMNVKGIFFTAAKEFDDRALRLPIEMAQNLIRTEGVQTLVVLLDRTENTEKARDEVLKIIQKGKLPLELKIWKQLADFYNKTVQLYGKQFFILKLIIMVIVVLSIFNTINMAIWERTREIGTIMAMGYKKNDVLRLFLAEGFILGVLGGAAGIALGVILAKIISFFGIPMPPPPGATVGWTALIRIVPDLLISSMFISVAASLISSFYPAYKASNLNITDALRHY; translated from the coding sequence ATGAACATTCCAATCAGTATCAAGCTGGCAATAAGAAACGTATTCAGAAATAAAATCAGGACGCTCATAACCCTTGCCGCCATCGCTTTCGGATCGGTTTCTATCATCATTGCCGGGGGGTTCTTTGAAGATACGTTTTTGCAGATGAGAGAGGCTGTGATTCACAGCCATTTGGGACACGTCCAAATATATGCCAAAGGTTACATCGATCATGGCGCATCAGCACCCTTTGATTATTTGATTGAGGATACTGAAGAAATTATCCGGCAAATTTCTGCTATAGAGCATGTTACATTGGTGACACCAAGGATCGCTTTTTCAGGAATGATCAGTACAGGAGATAATACGGTTTCTGTTTTTTGTGAGGGGGTTAATCCGGAAGGCGAGTTGCTTTTAAATAAAATTGAAAATATTAAAGATGCTGAGACCGGGCTTGCTATCCAGGAGGGGGATAATCTTGCCAAAAAGGATCAATTTGAGGTCATTCTTGGAAGAGGGCTTGCTAAAAATTTAGGGGCAAAGCCAGGGGACTCATTGGTATTGCTGACAAATACAGTGGGCGGGTCTCTAAACGCCTTTGACATGAATGTAAAAGGAATATTTTTTACAGCAGCTAAAGAGTTTGATGACAGGGCGCTAAGGCTTCCCATTGAAATGGCGCAAAATTTAATACGGACTGAGGGGGTCCAGACCCTGGTAGTTCTTCTGGACCGGACTGAAAACACGGAAAAAGCAAGAGATGAAGTGTTGAAAATCATTCAAAAGGGGAAGCTGCCTTTAGAGCTTAAGATATGGAAGCAATTGGCTGACTTTTACAACAAAACGGTTCAATTGTATGGAAAACAGTTTTTTATACTAAAGCTGATTATCATGGTTATTGTCGTCCTGAGTATTTTTAATACCATTAATATGGCTATATGGGAGCGAACCAGGGAAATCGGGACAATAATGGCCATGGGATATAAAAAAAATGATGTTTTACGATTGTTTTTGGCTGAAGGTTTTATTCTTGGGGTACTTGGAGGTGCAGCAGGTATCGCCCTTGGTGTGATTCTGGCCAAGATAATATCATTTTTCGGAATTCCCATGCCACCTCCGCCGGGAGCCACGGTCGGCTGGACAGCTCTTATAAGAATTGTGCCGGATCTTCTGATTTCGTCAATGTTCATATCTGTTGCTGCCTCGTTAATATCTTCTTTTTATCCGGCATATAAAGCGTCAAACCTTAACATTACGGATGCCCTCAGGCACTATTAG